In the genome of Vicia villosa cultivar HV-30 ecotype Madison, WI linkage group LG7, Vvil1.0, whole genome shotgun sequence, one region contains:
- the LOC131616545 gene encoding rhodanese-like domain-containing protein 4, chloroplastic, whose product MEALNSAVFTPLSVLSDRTKNPTKISCKVSNFPTSNTRKHNLKEFLSKGFQKGLILAATSVVNVNVVNHGEFAKALTYEEALGLSPSASNYGGDIDVNGFVDSVVGFVAENPAILAGGVAILAVPLVLSQILKKPKPWGVESAKNAYAKLGADGNAQLLDIRGLAEIRQIGGPNVGGLKKKSVSIAYKGDDKPGFLKKLALKFKDPENTTLFILDKFDGNSELVAELVTLNGFKSAYAIKDGAEGPRGWVNSGLPWIEPKKALSFDFGSLTDTINEAIGESDGLVVTLGIAAATGLGALAFSEVETILQLVGSAAIVQFASKKLLFAEDRKKTLKQVNEFLNTKVAPQELVDEIKDIGKALLPTSTNSNKALPAPTETVPEPATASATVQKAEATPDIVEPVQKAEATPDIVEPVQKPEATPDIVETVQKAEATPPDVIPETKVEAVAEPALETNSVPKTETVAESIPAQTKPLSPYPYYPDFKPPTSPSPTQP is encoded by the exons ATGGAGGCCCTCAATTCTGCTGTTTTCACCCCCCTTTCTGTGCTTTCTGATAGAACAAAAAACCCCACAAAAATTTCATGCAAAGTTTCAAACTTTCCCACTTCAAACACCAGAAAACACAACCTAAAAGAGTTTCTATCAAAGGGTTTTCAAAAGGGTCTAATCCTTGCAGCAACTTcagttgtgaatgtgaatgtTGTTAATCATGGTGAATTTGCCAAAGCTTTAACATATGAAGAAGCATTAGGACTATCTCCAAGTGCATCAAACTATGGTGGTGACATTGATGTTAATGGTTTTGTTGATAGTGTGGTAGGCTTTGTAGCTGAGAACCCTGCAATTCTTGCTGGTGGAGTAGCTATTTTGGCAGTTCCATTGGTTTTGTCTCAGATTTTGAAGAAACCTAAGCCTTGGGGAGTTGAATCAGCTAAGAATGCTTATGCTAAATTGGGGGCTGATGGGAATGCTCAGTTGCTTGATATAAGAGGTTTGGCTGAGATTAGGCAAATTGGTGGCCCAAATGTTGGGGGTTTGAAGAAGAAATCGGTGTCGATAGCTTATAAAGGTGATGATAAGCCAGGGTTTTTGAAGAAGCTTGCTTTGAAATTTAAGGACCCTGAGAATACTACATTGTTCATTCTTGACAA ATTTGACGGGAACTCTGAACTGGTTGCAGAATTAGTCACCCTTAACGGATTTAAGTCTGCTTATGCAATTAAGGATGGCGCAGAAGGACCACGGGGATGGGTG AATAGCGGTCTTCCTTGGATTGAACCAAAGAAAGCATTGAGCTTTGATTTTGGAAGTTTGACAGATACTATCAATGAAGCAATTGGA GAATCTGATGGCTTGGTTGTCACTCTTGGGATTGCCGCAGCTACGGGATTGGGTGCATTAGCTTTTTCTGAG GTAGAAACAATTCTCCAACTTGTAGGATCTGCTGCAATTGTTCAGTTTGCAAGCAAGAAGCTCCTTTTTGCCGAG GACCGAAAGAAAACGCTAAAACAAGTTAACGAGTTCTTGAACACCAAAGTTGCTCCTCAGGAGCTCGTTGATGAAATAAAG GACATCGGAAAGGCTCTTCTACCAACCTCCACCAACAGCAATAAGGCTCTTCCTGCACCTACAGAAACTGTTCCAGAGCCCGCTACAGCGAGTGCCACTGTACAGAAAGCAGAAGCTACTCCTGATATTGTCGAGCCCGTACAGAAAGCAGAAGCTACTCCCGATATTGTCGAGCCCGTACAGAAACCAGAAGCTACTCCCGATATTGTCGAGACCGTACAGAAAGCAGAAGCTACTCCTCCCGACGTTATCCCCGAGACCAAAGTAGAAGCAGTAGCAGAACCTGCACTGGAAACAAACTCAGTCCCAAAAACTGAAACTGTGGCAGAATCAATTCCGGCGCAAACTAAACCGCTTTCACCATACCCATAT TATCCGGATTTCAAACCTCCGACATCTCCATCTCCAACACAGCCCTAG
- the LOC131618275 gene encoding uncharacterized protein LOC131618275: MSDWGPVFVSVVLFILLTPGLLIQIPGKGKMVEFGSFQTSGLSIVVHSIIYFALVCIFMLAIRIHMYMG; the protein is encoded by the coding sequence ATGTCAGATTGGGGGCCAGTTTTTGTGTCAGTGGTGCTCTTCATTCTCTTGACTCCTGGTTTGCTTATTCAAATACCTGGTAAAGGCAAGATGGTGGAGTTTGGGAGCTTTCAAACTAGTGGATTGTCCATAGTTGTTCATTCTATTATCTACTTTGCTTTAGTTTGTATTTTCATGTTAGCTATTAGAATCCATATGTACATGGGGTGA